One Purpureocillium takamizusanense chromosome 1, complete sequence genomic window carries:
- the ADO1 gene encoding Adenosine kinase (EggNog:ENOG503NUDP~BUSCO:EOG09263HYJ~COG:G), whose product MAPVKEFGLLCLENPLLDIQAVGDQALLDKYGLKDNDAILAEEKHIPLYEDLLNNYDAKLIAGGAAQNTARGAQYILPPNSVVYLGGAGDDKYSAILHDAVKAAGLRVEYRVDPKEKTGRCGVVITGHNRSLCTDLGAANHYDVDHLKKPEIWQLVENAEIYYVGGFHFTVCPAAIMELAKQAAQRNKPFVLSLSAPFIPQFFKDPVDASAPYWDYIIGNETEAAAYAESHDLPSKEPKDVAVHLANLPKENKQRKRVAIVTQGTEPTLVAIQGEDGVREFPVHAIEKEKINDTNGAGDAFAGGFLAGLLEGKPLETCIDMGQWLARLSIQELGPSYPFPKQVYQASS is encoded by the exons ATGGCTCCCGTCAAAGAATTTGGACTTCTCTGCCTGGAGAACCCTCTGCTTG ATATCCAGGCTGTCGGCGACCAGGCTCTCCTGGACAAGTACGGCCTCAAGGACAACGATGCCATtctcgccgaggagaagcacATCCCACTGTACGAGGATTTGCTCAACAACTACGACGCCAAGCTcattgccggcggcgctgcgcagaACACGGCTCGTGGCGCCCAGTACATCCTGCCCCCCAACAGCGTCGTCTATCtgggcggtgccggcgacgacaagtaCTCGGCCATCCTGCACGATGCCGTCAAGGCGGCTGGCCTGCGCGTCGAGTACCGCGTCGACCCcaaggagaagacgggccgctgcggcgtcgtcatcacaGGCCACAACCGCAGTCTGTGCACCGACCTCGGTGCTGCCAACCACTACGATGTCGACCACCTGAAGAAGCCCGAGATCTGGCAGCTCGTTGAGAACGCCGAGATCTACTATGTCGGCGGCTTCCACTTCACCG TCTGCCCtgccgccatcatggagcTTGCCAAGCAGGCTGCCCAGCGAAACAAGCCCTTCGTTCTGTCGCTGTCTGCACCCTTCATCCCTCAATTCTTCAAGgaccccgtcgacgccagcgccCCTTACTGGGACTACATCATCGGCAACGAGACTGAGGCCGCAGCCTACGCCGAGTCCCACGACCTGCCTTCCAAGGAGCCCAAGGACGTCGCTGTCCACCTCGCCAACCTGCCCAAGGAGAACAAGCAGCGCAAGCGAGTTGCCATTGTCACGCAGGGCACCGAGCCCActctcgtcgccatccagGGTGAGGACGGCGTCAGAGAGTTCCCTGTCCACGCCatcgagaaggagaagatCAACGACACCAACGGTGCCGGTGATGCGTTCGCCGGCGGTTTCTtggccggcctcctcgagggcaAGCCCCTTGAGACCTGCATTGACATGGGCCAGTGGCTCGCCAGGCTCAGCATTCAGGAGCTCGGACCTTC CTATCCCTTCCCCAAGCAGGTCTACCAGGCCTCTTCGTAA
- the RPL2 gene encoding 60S ribosomal protein L2 (COG:J~EggNog:ENOG503NU8K), whose protein sequence is MGRVIRNQRKGRGSIFTANTRLNKAPAKFRNLDYSERHGYIRGVVRDIIHDPGRGAPLAKVVFRHPYRFKQVHETFIANEGMYTGQFIYAGKKAALTVGNVLPLGEMPEGTVVSNVEEKIGDRGTLGRTSGGYITVVGHNPDEGKTRIKLPSGAKKVVSSGSRGMIGIVAGGGRTDKPLLKASRAKHKFAVKRNSWPKTRGVAMNPVDHPHGGGNHQHIGKASTISRYAAQGQKAGLIAARRTGLLRGTQKTKE, encoded by the exons ATGGGTAGAGTCATTCGCAACCAGCGCAAGGGTCGTGGATCTATTTTCA CGGCCAACACGCGCCTCAACAAGGCCCCGGCCAAGTTCCGCAACCTCGATTACTCCGAGCGCCATGGCTACATCCGTGGTGTAGTCCGCGACATCATCCACGACCCTG GTCGTGGTGCTCCCCTCGCCAAGGTCGTTTTCCGCCACCCCTACCGATTCAAGCAGGTCCACGAGACTTTCATCGCCAACGAGGGCATGTACACCGGCCAGTTCATCTACGCCGGCAAGAAGGCTGCCCTGACCGTCGGCAACGTCCTGCCCCTGGGTGAGATGCCCGAGGGTACCGTCGTTTCCAACGTCGAGGAGAAGATCGGTGACCGTGGCACCCTGGGCCGCACCTCTGGTGGCTACATCACCGTTGTCGGTCACAACcccgacgagggcaagacCCGCATCAAGCTCCCCTCTGGTGCCAAGAAGGTCGTCAGCTCCGGCTCGCGCGGCATGATCGGCATCGTtgccggtggtggccgtACCGACAAGCCTCTCCTGA AGGCTTCTCGCGCCAAGCACAAGTTCGCCGTCAAGCGCAACAGCTGGCCCAAGACCCGTGGTGTTGCCATGAACCCCGTCGACCATCCTCACGGTGGT GGTAACCACCAGCATATCGGTAAGGCCTCGACCATCTCCCGATacgccgcccagggccaGAAGGCCGGTCTTATTGCCGCGAGAAGGACGGGTCTGCTGCGCGGTACTCAGAAGACGAAGGAGTAA
- a CDS encoding uncharacterized protein (COG:S~EggNog:ENOG503NXM8) → MAAAADDDSSDLSSLSSLSPAPSDDEMDADPVKPKGSKAGILKFFPKLSDQPPKEASPPPRKRSPSPPHEYVLADNPDIAFIVMFRNRFSDAFPKSLAHFGPQELERDIVEPIPGDRVEHFLCAVLGLLLNRKQDVKPGHYGRALEDAIAGNRNQWPAAWEDKNPLSGNASFNSMIPTERLTLLRALILWAMASSDTLKGLINQSYKQNRHEDDLNQPRAVQPWGSDGDKRRYFLVEGQDDTHFRVYRESNPAGTNRTWWSVAGSIDDLKALAEKLDTKDGGPKARKLSHKILQVIPRFEAGEEKRKRREYRQMRKEQFKRPEPGFSLYEGRTRGKRIKYTYSDDEDMYSDSTGYRRSARNTGTTTPADSGPVTTSSGRQIRAPPRLNMVAGASAPGSVHGEGSEVDRDTSAGPSGRPRRSAAAHQNGMNGWDDGHSQQPSAGTDDEESEAEFGDDEGDAHVPEESEDEDEFDDDEAMVEDDLDDHPQSLVVKLSVTPPKLRTALAPVGQATAMLPTPDAQDWKSNVSTPRGPAVDTEESPIQDSISVAAGSLKEISDSSPLPAGVERHATPPPSDQPFELQRPPTNGPVAAASLAFRGSPEKHQAQPLPPPVVYLSGRE, encoded by the exons ATGGCGGccgctgctgatgatgactCGTCCGACCTctcctccttgtcgtccctgtcgcccgcgccctcggaCGACGAGATGGACGCCGACCCCGTGAAGCCCAAAGGCTCCAAGGCTGGCATCCTAAAGTTCTTCCCGAAGCTATCGGACCAGCCCCCCAAGGAagcgtcgccaccaccgcgcaaacggtccccgtccccgccgcaCGAGTACGTGCTCGCAGACAATCCTGACATTGCG TTTATTGTCATGTTTCGAAACCGATTCAGCGATGCCTTTCCGAAATCCCTCGCACACTTCGGACCGCAAGAGCTCGAACGCGACATCGTCGAGCCTATACCCGGTGATCGCGTCGAGCACTTTCTATGCGCGGTCCTCGGCCTATTGCTGAATCGCAAGCAAGATGTCAA GCCAGGCCACTACGGGCGAGCTTTGGAAGACGCGATTGCCGGCAACCGAAACCAGTGGCCAGCGGCTTGGGAAGACAAGAACCCGCTGTCGGGCAACGCGTCATTCAACTCCATGATCCCAACGGAAAGG CTCACTCTACTGCGAGCCCTGATACTCTgggccatggcgtcgtccGACACCCTAAAGGGCCTGATCAACCAGTCGTATAAGCAAAACCGTCACGAGGATGACCTGAATCAACCAAGAGCTGTGCAGCCCTGGGGCTCAGACGGCGACAAACGCCGCTATTTCCTCGTCGAAGGACAGGATGACACCCACTTTCGCGTCTACCGTGAGAGCAATCCGGCCGGTACCAATCGCACGTGGTGGAGCGTCGCtggcagcatcgacgactTGAAAGCGTTGGCCGAAAAGCTCGATACCAAGGATGGTGGTCCAAAGGCCAGGAAGCTGAGCCATAAGATCCTCCAAGTCATCCCACGCTTTGAGGCAGGTGAAGAG AAACGCAAGCGCAGGGAGTACCGACAGATGCGCAAGGAGCAATTTAAGCGACCCGAACCTGGCTTCTCCCTATACGAAGGCCGCACACGTGGCAAGCGCATCAAGTACACCTactccgacgacgaggacatgtATTCCGATTCCACTGGCTATAGGCGCTCTGCACGCAACACTGGCACGACCACTCCTGCAGACTCCGGACCAGTGACCACGTCGAGTGGGCGACAGATCAGGGCTCCTCCGCGACTGAACATGGTGGCTGGTGCCAGCGCCCCCGGAAGCGTGCACGGCGAGGGGTCAGAAGTCGACAGAGACACATCTGCGGGACCGTCGGGACGGCCTAGAcgctccgccgcggcacACCAAAACGGCATGAATGGTTGGGATGACGGCCACTCGCAGCAGCCATCTGCCGGCACggatgacgaggagagcgaggccgaatttggcgacgacgagggggatGCTCATGTCCCCGAGGAATcggaagacgaagacgagtttgacgatgacgaggccaTGGTGGAAGATGACCTGGACGACCATCCACAGAGCTTAGTGGTGAAGCTCTCGGTCACACCGCCAAAGCTGAGGACTGCACTGGCTCCGGTGGGCCAGGCAACTGCCATGTTGCCAACGCCCGACGCTCAAGACTGGAAGAGTAACGTGAGCACCCCGAGAGGGCCTGCCGTCGACACGGAGGAGTCGCCGATCCAAGACTCGATCTCGGTCGCGGCTGGGTCATTGAAGGAGATCTCTGATTCCTCCCCTCTGCCCGCTGGAGTTGAGAGGCATGCGACCCCGCCGCCTTCGGACCAGCCCTTTGAGCTACAGCGCCCTCCTACGAACGGACCGGTGGCTGCGGCCTCGCTGGCATTTCGTGGAAGCCCGGAGAAGCACCAGGCACAACcgttgccgccaccggtCGTTTATCTTTCTGGTCGGGAGTAA
- a CDS encoding uncharacterized protein (COG:S~EggNog:ENOG503P43T), producing the protein MSSSLPAELAATVQAGHIRTDPDPRLDLAPSTAAEKRVPVTLESSRYSDMGDALPDIDDGVDDEDEDEDEEDEIPYSVLRPAPRKHNLPPLPDLRFEQSYLHSIANADTWWKVSLITMRDQVVMPLAQGLIYNLLLCGWQHWNRNARLHGNTVGARVRRWWYGVNKWAIPNQRSRFS; encoded by the exons ATGTCTTCATCCCTCCccgcggagctggccgccacGGTCCAGGCTGGCCACATCCGGACCGACCCTGACCCCAGGCTCGACTTGGCCCCGtctaccgccgccgagaagagAGTGCCCGTCACTCTGGAGAGCTCCCGGTACAGTGACATGGGCGACGCGCTACCCgacatcgacgacggcgtcgatgacgaggacgaggacgaggacgaagaggacgagaTTCCCTACAGCGTTctccgccccgccccgcggAAGCACAACCTCCCGCCCCTGCCCGACTTGCGCTTCGAGCAGAGCTATCTCCACAGCATAGCAAATGCCGACACCTGGTGGAAGGTGTCGTTGATTACGATGCGAGATCAG GTCGTCATGCCCCTAGCTCAAGGCCTGATATACAACCTTCTCCTCTGTGGTTGGCAACATTGGAATCGCAACGCGAGGTTACACGGCAACACAGTGGGCGCCAGGGTGCGAAGGTGGTGGTACGGTGTCAATAAATGGGCAATACCAAATCAGAGGAGCAGATTCTCATAA